In Candidatus Chlorohelix allophototropha, one DNA window encodes the following:
- a CDS encoding ParB/RepB/Spo0J family partition protein, giving the protein MPSKDFTGAMNRQRSSLANGTGQGRLGVVGEIANPVRDELERASENLPVQEISLDRLHDNPFQELARPIIDETALQELVNSIRQNGFYGALLARQKRGAGDEYELAYGHRRREAARRAGLATLPVKVIELSDAQMARIMASENFSREDLTPLGEANIIGYLYTSQNLSAEAVAETVGKGRGWVQTRLALYQAPQDVKQMVETKPETMSHAKLLAQVNDLKKRALFIKDILENNLTVEQLREKLQDKKPSQPHIDNNFTSSITDADSDINHNVSRESNRDPLLERDSTLRRLDKLASRFELHVAERNYKLAEDEISYLEEIVERLNTLLSKLK; this is encoded by the coding sequence ATGCCTTCAAAAGACTTTACAGGTGCAATGAATCGTCAACGCTCATCGCTGGCTAATGGTACAGGTCAGGGACGTTTGGGTGTGGTAGGAGAAATTGCAAACCCGGTTCGGGATGAATTGGAACGCGCATCGGAGAATCTGCCTGTTCAGGAAATCTCCCTCGATCGGTTACATGATAACCCTTTCCAAGAACTGGCACGCCCGATTATTGACGAAACAGCCTTACAGGAACTAGTCAATTCAATCCGGCAGAACGGTTTCTATGGGGCATTGCTGGCAAGACAAAAGCGGGGCGCAGGTGACGAGTACGAACTTGCTTACGGTCATAGGCGGCGAGAAGCTGCTAGGCGCGCCGGGTTAGCAACCTTGCCGGTTAAGGTTATCGAGTTGAGCGATGCCCAAATGGCACGCATTATGGCAAGCGAAAACTTTTCCCGCGAGGATTTAACCCCACTTGGAGAAGCTAACATTATCGGATACCTTTATACTAGCCAGAATTTATCTGCCGAAGCAGTAGCAGAAACAGTGGGTAAAGGTCGCGGATGGGTACAGACTCGTTTAGCGCTATATCAAGCTCCCCAAGATGTGAAGCAGATGGTTGAAACCAAGCCGGAAACCATGAGCCACGCCAAGCTGTTAGCGCAGGTTAATGACCTGAAAAAGCGCGCTTTATTCATTAAAGATATTCTGGAAAACAACCTTACCGTTGAACAGTTAAGGGAAAAGCTACAGGATAAAAAACCTTCCCAGCCTCACATTGATAATAATTTCACAAGCAGCATCACTGATGCAGATAGTGATATTAATCACAATGTTTCACGTGAAAGCAACCGTGACCCTCTACTTGAGCGCGATTCCACTCTGCGCCGCCTCGATAAGCTAGCGTCTCGCTTTGAATTGCATGTTGCCGAAAGAAATTACAAGCTCGCAGAGGACGAAATTAGTTATCTAGAAGAAATTGTAGAGCGTTTGAACACTCTTCTAAGCAAGCTGAAATGA
- a CDS encoding helix-turn-helix domain-containing protein: protein MPKTPISAYSAANLSSKQASSTLVFEQEQEGGYFVQVPVELLKSDICSPTALKLYLVLLSYCGRGETAFPGQARLARDMGLSERRVRIVLGELQEVELLSVAHRAGKTNIYRLHRFRLRGQTATTPEEKLPAKRKKDSAHGRNITSAESHVESYLKESDSNMTEKVVAETVNAKKSEEEKEATNNSITEVEKELRKAGIKHDVARTLATLATSNGRDSHYINNLRQRVENNPALTNPVGYLVTLVRQNAEPVVPQATAPLGTGKGGAIDWSKYMPGGKYAYLARV, encoded by the coding sequence ATGCCCAAAACACCGATTTCAGCATATTCTGCTGCCAATCTTTCTTCAAAACAGGCTTCTTCCACGCTCGTCTTCGAGCAAGAGCAAGAAGGCGGCTACTTTGTACAGGTTCCGGTAGAATTACTTAAGAGTGATATTTGTAGCCCAACCGCCTTGAAACTTTATCTGGTGTTACTTTCTTATTGCGGCAGGGGTGAAACAGCGTTTCCGGGTCAGGCACGACTGGCACGAGATATGGGTTTGAGCGAAAGACGAGTTCGGATAGTGCTAGGAGAATTACAAGAAGTTGAGTTACTTTCGGTAGCGCATCGCGCCGGAAAAACCAACATATATCGGCTGCACCGCTTCCGTCTTAGAGGTCAAACCGCCACTACCCCGGAAGAAAAGTTACCTGCTAAGCGGAAGAAAGATTCCGCACATGGTAGGAACATAACTTCCGCTGAATCACATGTTGAATCATATTTAAAAGAATCAGATTCAAACATGACGGAAAAGGTTGTTGCTGAAACTGTTAATGCTAAGAAGAGTGAGGAAGAGAAAGAGGCTACAAACAATAGTATTACTGAGGTAGAAAAAGAATTGCGAAAAGCCGGAATTAAACATGATGTTGCTCGTACTCTTGCTACCCTCGCTACCAGCAACGGACGTGATAGCCATTACATTAATAACCTTCGACAACGAGTTGAGAATAACCCTGCTCTGACTAACCCTGTCGGCTATCTGGTTACATTAGTACGCCAGAATGCAGAACCAGTCGTTCCACAGGCTACAGCACCGCTTGGAACAGGTAAGGGCGGAGCTATTGATTGGTCTAAATATATGCCGGGAGGTAAATATGCCTACCTTGCACGGGTTTAA
- a CDS encoding ATP-binding protein has protein sequence MTEAELKKIIAQDEALTVEFKLDSEKQQALAEVLGAMANSIGGWLLVGVNDSGKIVGVTRPKMIIDRLYSAAATIEPPLHGRIKVESVDTKDGMVVAAYVPEGLLAIHSVAGVYRLRIGSYNKILTFDQAQALAYRRGILHYEQSSIQTLRLEDLRQASIERYMERRLSDYEDGSYANMSRFEILRNLGCAVEENGKQLPNVAAALFFSGTPDLFVPGAQIIAARFAGTNSDRVLDRITVRGTLPQIIDTTARFVEKNIRYRVQLPDTVGESMAAQDVPEYPVAAYREMIVNMVAHRDYYNIVPAHLMIFDDRIVAENPGGLLPGLSLKTLENRHRPRNPRIVEMLHTMGYVERFGSGIGRMRRAMEEANLPKPIFEADENYFRVTLQNSSLFVQETTTVQPFPTRKKPSAPPDPAEISLHEKALLQKMPLARLKHRQKEVLRYLIRNGKINNTTYREISGLSVDATLNDLRELLDLKLIMKIGTTGRAVYYILNPNLDKE, from the coding sequence ATGACCGAAGCAGAACTAAAAAAAATCATTGCACAGGATGAAGCCCTGACTGTTGAGTTCAAACTGGATAGTGAAAAGCAACAGGCTCTGGCAGAAGTGCTGGGTGCAATGGCAAATTCGATAGGTGGGTGGTTGCTGGTAGGGGTTAATGACAGCGGTAAAATTGTGGGAGTCACTCGCCCCAAGATGATAATAGACCGCTTGTATTCCGCCGCTGCCACAATTGAACCACCTCTGCATGGACGCATAAAAGTGGAAAGCGTAGATACAAAGGATGGGATGGTAGTAGCTGCCTATGTGCCGGAGGGATTACTTGCCATCCACTCGGTAGCAGGCGTTTACCGCTTAAGAATAGGTTCATACAATAAAATCCTCACTTTTGATCAGGCACAAGCGCTAGCCTATCGGCGCGGTATCTTGCACTATGAGCAATCTTCAATCCAAACTCTGCGACTCGAAGACTTGAGGCAAGCCAGTATTGAAAGATATATGGAGCGGCGCTTGAGCGATTATGAGGACGGTTCATACGCCAATATGTCGCGTTTTGAAATATTGCGAAATCTGGGATGCGCAGTGGAAGAAAACGGTAAGCAATTGCCCAATGTTGCCGCTGCACTCTTTTTCAGTGGTACACCAGATTTATTTGTACCGGGCGCACAGATTATAGCAGCACGTTTTGCAGGAACCAATAGTGACCGAGTACTCGATCGTATAACCGTTCGCGGCACTCTACCTCAAATAATAGATACTACCGCCCGTTTTGTAGAAAAAAACATTCGTTATCGGGTGCAATTACCCGATACAGTAGGCGAAAGTATGGCAGCGCAGGATGTGCCAGAATATCCGGTTGCCGCCTATCGTGAAATGATTGTAAATATGGTGGCGCATCGCGACTACTATAATATTGTGCCTGCCCATCTTATGATTTTTGATGACCGAATAGTGGCAGAAAATCCCGGTGGATTGCTACCGGGGCTTTCACTAAAAACCCTAGAGAATCGCCACCGTCCACGCAACCCGCGTATAGTCGAAATGCTTCACACGATGGGCTATGTGGAAAGGTTCGGCAGTGGCATCGGGCGCATGCGCCGTGCTATGGAAGAAGCAAATTTACCCAAGCCAATTTTCGAAGCGGACGAAAATTATTTTCGAGTGACTCTACAAAATAGCTCCCTCTTTGTGCAGGAAACCACTACTGTCCAGCCTTTCCCCACCCGAAAGAAACCTTCCGCTCCCCCTGACCCTGCCGAAATCAGCCTGCATGAAAAAGCATTGCTCCAGAAAATGCCGTTGGCACGACTCAAACATCGCCAAAAAGAAGTTCTAAGATACCTTATCAGGAATGGCAAAATTAACAACACCACTTACCGGGAGATTTCCGGTTTATCGGTAGATGCCACGCTCAACGACCTGCGCGAATTGCTTGACCTCAAACTGATAATGAAAATTGGCACCACTGGTAGAGCGGTTTATTACATCCTGAATCCGAACCTCGATAAGGAATAA